From a region of the Zingiber officinale cultivar Zhangliang chromosome 4B, Zo_v1.1, whole genome shotgun sequence genome:
- the LOC121975637 gene encoding COP1-interactive protein 1-like — protein sequence MKTNKFSKFISSIKTHIHHGNNEKLENKKETENKVDRLLQLIENGTISMNSVNKSELTTLIEDIHKSYQAIYGHYDELTEYLKKKFHKKGDNSGISSNFSTYSESSDSSDSELVGFKNNSIESDEEQEDYSAVKERLESMSRRYDELKREFTLTTVRLEQFEGFQPQLLKALDMNKDLEQKLEASLEQKQELNQRMNTMHYQIQCLESEKTEILQKLQESEKYIEGYICEINQMKNKLMTMESDGNRLKQESEEKSKEMTNVREYCVLEKEIEALILLSKMQEDKTLADQRDEAIQNLKVSNDELCAKITQLLSENKTLNHDLDAADKNGHELTSRLEGVEEEIKASKSEIIDLKTKLKISNNDIAHLLSGIESLDRQLESKNAENENLALKHREAATSAEEEHDKVEVLQKEIEEVKDEISHAYGAYKLELQSKQQSEHNLLMDTNTTTIEKLVLVEENKELLAKVKISENLIEGLKAQRKRCDILVSDFEVKTQNLEIELKSANLQLTEAKKKHKTNSKQITNLAMKNTKLLDEKYSLHIHISELKKQLTWSRNFNTESINNFSEQSLSLLNKLDDTVKQKFLEQENHLITLKDGLKSLHTLSKQLNHQFHESCQKLDHAEAVSQEQAREIYKQEVKIEELQKTLELCEVEKEAASREMACLKIQLDLAETASQEQVIQINKLTAKVDDLLQNLKLSEAEKSETSKEITCLKSQVESQQCLFNQNLKTMEAEYAEKQASLECSIQLLRHEVAILNTQLKESRHEVFKAVQIGTMEVSEFCRELNMLESQVKQEHFDRFTQLSSLTSEARNLLLQVRQLMNAKHEMNLEIQDMAQRLKNSEETIAAFKRKAEEMKAQLAETEKEMGNVVTKSIELDRRIDELERCVKEKDEEITSRKMEKLEAINQLSIMIDYQQEKYRQLSDYVLSLKSARRLVGFE from the exons ATGAAGACAAATAAATTTAGCAAATTTATCTCTTCCATTAAAACCCATATCCATCATGGGAACAATGAGAAACTGGAGAATAAGAAAG AAACTGAGAACAAAGTAGATAGATTACTTCAGCTCATAGAGAATGGTACAATCTCTATGAATTCAGTAAACAAGTCTGAATTAACTACTCTTATTGAGGATATTCACAAAAGTTATCAAGCAATCTATGGGCACTACGATGAGTTGACTGAGTATCTAAAGAAGAAATTTCACAAGAAAGGAGACAACAGTGGCATATCATCTAatttctcaacatactcagaatcCTCCGATTCTTCAGATTCAGAATTAGTAGGGTTTAAAAATAACTCAATTGAGAGTGATGAGGAGCAGGAAGATTACAGTGCAGTGAAGGAGAGGCTTGAATCTATGAGTAGGAGATATGATGAGCTCAAGAGGGAATTTACCTTAACAACAGTGAGGCTCGAGCAGTTTGAAGGTTTTCAGCCCCAATTGTTAAAAGCTCTAGATATGAACAAAGACCTTGAGCAGAAGTTAGAGGCCTCCTTGGAGCAAAAACAAGaattgaatcaaagaatgaacaCTATGCATTATCAAATTCAATGTCTGGAATCAGAGAAAACAGAAATATTGCAGAAGCTACAAGAGTCTGAAAAATATATTGAAGGATATATTTGTGAAATCAATCAGATGAAAAACAAGCTAATGACAATGGAATCTGATGGCAACCGTTTAAAGCAAGAATCTGAAGAAAAATCCAAGGAAATGACTAATGTCCGGGAGTATTGTGTTCTAGAAAAGGAAATAGAAGCTCTCATACTTCTCAGCAAGATGCAGGAAGATAAAACCTTGGCTGACCAAAGAGATGAAGCTATCCAAAATCTGAAAGTATCAAATGATGAGTTGTGCGCTAAGATTACACAGTTGTTGTCCGAAAACAAAACATTGAATCATGATTTGGATGCAGCTGACAAGAATGGACATGAATTAACCAGTAGATTGGAAGGTGTAGAAGAAGAGATTAAAGCTTCAAAGTCTGAGATCATTGATCTGaaaacaaaacttaaaatttcaaacaATGATATTGCCCATTTGCTCAGTGGCATTGAGAGTTTAGACAGGCAATTGGAAAGCAAAAATGCTGAAAATGAAAATTTGGCATTAAAACATCGAGAGGCTGCAACAAGTGCTGAAGAAGAACATGATAAAGTCGAGGTGCTTCAAAAGGAAATAGAAGAGGTGAAGGATGAAATTTCCCATGCATATGGAGCGTATAAATTAGAACTTCAATCTAAACAGCAGAGTGAACATAACTTGTTGATGGATACGAACACAACTACGATCGAAAAGCTTGTCCTGGTTGAAGAAAATAAAGAACTATTGGCCAAAGTAAAGATATCTGAGAATTTGATTGAGGGTCTAAAAGCTCAGCGAAAAAGGTGTGATATCTTGGTATCCGATTTTGAGGTCAAGACACAGAATTTAGAAATTGAACTGAAATCTGCAAATCTCCAATTGACTGAGGCAAAAAAGAAACATAAAACTAATAGTAAACAAATTACAAATTTGGCGATGAAGAACACAAAGCTGTTGGATGAGAAATATTCGCTGCATATTCATATAAGTGAACTGAAGAAACAGTTGACGTGGTCCAGAAACTTCAATACGGAAAGTATCAATAATTTCTCTGAACAAAGTCTGAGTTTATTAAATAAACTGGATGATACAGTTAAACAGAAGTTTTTGGAACAGGAAAACCATCTGATAACTCTAAAAGATGGCTTAAAGAGCTTACATACTTTGTCAAAGCAACTCAATCATCAGTTTCACGAATCGTGCCAGAAGTTGGATCATGCAGAAGCTGTTAGCCAGGAGCAGGCGAGAGAAATATACAAACAGGAGGTGAAGATTGAGGAGCTTCAGAAAACCTTAGAACTATGTGAAGTAGAGAAAGAAGCAGCGAGCAGAGAGATGGCATGCCTGAAAATCCAACTTGATCTTGCAGAAACTGCCAGCCAAGAGCAGGTGATACAAATAAACAAACTGACTGCCAAGGTCGATGACCTTCTGCAAAACCTAAAACTATCTGAAGCAGAAAAGTCAGAAACGAGCAAAGAGATAACATGTCTAAAAAGCCAAGTAGAAAGCCAACAATGTCTGTTCAATCAGAATCTAaaaaccatggaagctgagtacgCTGAGAAACAAGCGTCGTTGGAATGCAGCATCCAACTGTTGAGGCATGAGGTTGCGATATTGAATACTCAGCTAAAAGAATCAAGGCATGAAGTTTTTAAAGCAGTTCAGATAGGCACGATGGAGGTTTCAGAGTTTTGTCGGGAACTAAATATGTTGGAATCTCAGGTGAAGCAGGAGCACTTCGATAGGTTCACTCAGCTATCTTCCTTGACATCAGAGGCAAGGAATCTGTTGTTGCAAGTCCGCCAACTGATGAATGCTAAGCATGAAATGAACTTGGAGATACAAGACATGGCCCAAAGATTGAAGAACAGTGAAGAGACTATCGCAGCCTTTAAGCGAaaggcagaagaaatgaaggctcAGTTAGCCGAGACGGAAAAGGAGATGGGGAATGTAGTGACGAAAAGTATTGAGTTGGATCGGCGGATCGATGAACTGGAGAGGTGCGTAAAGGAAAAGGATGAGGAGATAACGTCAAGGAAAATGGAGAAAttggaggcaataaatcaattgaGCATCATGATCGATTATCAGCAAGAGAAGTATCGGCAGTTGAGTGATTACGTACTATCACTCAAGTCCGCAAGGCGTTTGGTTGGGTTTGAATAG
- the LOC121978423 gene encoding zinc finger MYM-type protein 1-like, whose translation MTLSTRSNNDDLPSEIPPKRFKNTETEKVDLDSLKRCLNQTTFTVDGFDKWKKVRNGKACAFLGHMGKDNVSSPHRNAEKECEDLINQTQHISRRFDNFNYEQVATNRLQLKAHIHVVLLLALQGIPFRGHDEKSSSSNHANFLEFLDVLTMYNDELSKAIAKAPKNAKYTSHDIQKQILHVLSMRVKNTIREEIGVAKYCIIVNEARDESKREQISIVLRFVDINGFIQERFFGLVHVSDTAALTLKDAIYSALAHYNLDVQNIRGQVYDGASNMRGELNGLQALIIKNCKSAYYVHCFAHWLQLALVAAAKNVAPIHQFFDRLTFIVNIIGSSCKRNDELKNAHAYDIAYLIAINELETGRGLNQIGTLQRAIDTRWSSHLRSLKGLIKMFSASCTVLLKIMDDGLPSQRADATTIYDEMTSFDFVFILHLMKEIMGITDILCQTLQSKSQDIINAMELVLSIKNLLQQMRDNKWDDLLVKVKSFCELRNIDIPDFNAPYINKRGRGRAHQDNFTIEHHYRIDLFYASIDSQLNALNPQNAAESFRVVDICKLVEKFYAQDFTRDEKEQLEMQLKHYEYNSDRTCAYSSDFYGYFRTIIFCDEYCENKASKQNGGYFSLRCVSGIY comes from the exons ATGACTCTATCGACAAGATCAAATAATGATGATCTTCCATCTGAAATTCCTCCTAAAAGATTCAAAAATACAGAAACTGAAAAGGTTGATCTTGATTCTTTAAAGC GATGCTTAAATCAAACTACATTTACTGTTGATGGATTTGATAAGTGGAAGAAAGTTCGAAATGGAAAAGCTTGTGCTTTCCTAGGCCATATGGGAAAGGATAATGTATCTTCACCCCATCGTAATGCTGAAAAGGAATGTGAGGATTTGATTAATCAAACACAACATATATCAAGAAGATTCGACAATTTTAATTATGAACAAGTTGCAACTAATCGTCTTCAATTGAAGGCTCACATACACGTGGTGTTGTTGCTTGCACTTCAAGGAATTCCGTTTAGAGGACATGATGAGAAATCTAGTTCATCTAATCATGccaattttcttgaatttttggaTGTGTTGACCATGTACAATGATGAACTTTCAAAGGCAATTGCGAAAGCTCCAAAAAATGCCAAATATACAAGTCACGATATTCAGAAACAAATACTTCATGTGCTTTCGATGAGAGTGAAAAATACAATTCGTGAAGAAATTGGAGTTGCCAAGTATTGCATAATTGTTAATGAAGCCCGAGATGAGTCAAAAAGAGAGCAAATATCTATAGTATTGAGGTTTGTGGatattaatggattcattcaagaACGTTTTTTTGGGCTTGTTCATGTATCTGATACTGCGGCTTTAACTTTAAAGGATGCTATATATTCTGCTTTGGCTCACTATAATTTGGATGTTcaaaatattagaggtcaagTCTATGATGGTGCTAGTAATATGAGGGGCGAGTTAAATGGATTGCAAGCTTTGattataaaaaattgtaaaagtgCTTATTATGTTCATTGCTTTGCTCATTGGTTACAATTGGCTTTGGTTGCAGCAGCAAAAAATGTGGCACCTATTCATCAATTTTTTGATAGATTAACTTTTATAGTTAATATTATTGGTTCTTCATGTAAGCGTAATGATGAATTGAAGAATGCTCATGCATATGACATTGCATATTTGATTGCTATTAATGAACTCGAGACAGGGCGTGGACTTAATCAGATAGGTACTTTACAACGAGCTATTGATACACGCTGGAGTTCTCATTTGAGATCATTGAAAGGTCTAATTAAGATGTTTAGTGCATCGTGTACGGTATTGCTCAAGATTATGGATGATGGGCTTCCTTCTCAACGAGCAGATGCAACAACTATTTATGATGAAATGACTTCCTTTGATTTTGTATTCATCTTGCATCTTATGAAAGAGATTATGGGGATCACAGATATTCTTTGTCAGACTTTACAAAGTAAGTCTCAGGATATTATAAATGCAATGGAGCTTGTATTATCTATTAAGAATTTACTTCAACAGATGAGGGATAACAAGTGGGATGATTTGCTTGTAAAAGTGAAATCCTTTTGTGAACTTCGAAATATTGACATTCCTGATTTCAATGCTCCATATATTAATAAACGAGGTCGAGGGCGTGCTCATCAAGACAATTTCACCATTGAACATCATTATCGAATAGACCTCTTTTATGCTTCGATAGATTCACAGCT TAATGCCCTAAATCCTCAAAATGCAGCGGAGTCTTTCAGAGTTGTGGATATATGTAAATTAGTTGAAAAGTTTTATGCTCAGGATTTTACCAGAGATGAAAAAGAACAATTGGAGATGCAATTGAAGCATTACGAGTATAAC AGTGATCGTACTTGTGCTTACTCTTCCGATTTCTACGGCTACTTCAGAACGATCATTTTCTGCGATGAATATTGTGAAAACAAGGCTTCGAAGCAAAATGGAGGATACTTTTCTCTCAGATGCGTTAGTGGTATATATTGA